From the Juglans microcarpa x Juglans regia isolate MS1-56 chromosome 3D, Jm3101_v1.0, whole genome shotgun sequence genome, the window CCACATccacatttatatttttcaacttgcaAGTATTTTGCAAGAGttacaaaaaaaagaataaataaacaaaaagaaaaagcttaaaACCCAAACTTCATTCTCAAATATGAGTCGTAACAGTAAAACCCAAATCTGAGTTGTTTTCATGATCACCAACATCCCACATccacatttatatttttcaacttgcaAGTATTTTGCAAGAGTTacaaacaagaattaaaaaaaaaaaaaaaaaacccaaacttcattttcaaatatgagTCGTAACAATAAAACCCAAATCTGAGATGGACTGAGTTGTTTTCATCAACAACATCTCACATccacatttatatttttcaacttgcaAGTATTTTGCAAGAGCTACAAACaagaataaataaacaaaaaaaatgctCAAAAACCCAAATTTCGTTCTCAAATCCAATTCGAAACAGTAAAACCCAAATCTAAGATGGTCTGAGTCGTTTTCATCACCAACATCCCACATCTAGAGAGAGGGCAAGGGAGTCTCGAGCAAAGGGATGGACTTAGGGAGTTAGGAATGTTTCATTCAACGGAGGTGGGGTTCATGTAACACCCAGACTCAATCCCAACAGACTAAATCTGTGTGTTATAAAATTCTTTAGGGATTAATATGTGTGGGAAGCTACTTGAGATTTAAcgataaattttgaataagctacaagtccaaattttattttggtggaaTTTGGATTTTTGGGCATAATACTCATGACTCATAAATGTCACTGTTGGCCCTAGAATTGCAAAGAGACAAAGAGGTGgagtaaagagagagagagaggagcaccgaatgaagtgtgtgtgtgtgagagagagaggagcatGCATGGCTTTGCCCTATAATCACGGAGAGACAATAGAAAAGAGTAAAGAAGGAGACAAAGGAACACAGGAGGAAGTGAAAGAGAAGCACGACAAGGAGAGAAAAGCCAGTGTTTCAATGGATGACTTCGTGCACGGGGAGATGAAGCACGAGTAGAGGAAATGGGTCCTTTAAGCCGAGGATATGAAGATAGATTAAAGGAGATTCAtgggtttagagagagaagagCAGAGGAAAAGCGTGAATGAGGAGAGGATCTAGGGCCAATTTGagtgtttttatatttaattcgTGAATCCGGTTTGTCACATTAGGTATGTGGTGTAGAATATGTAAGCTAGCTTATGagaatatttattcaaaaaataatacctTGACATGAGTTCCAAtagtttaatttgttttaaatatttttttctttttgtcaaacgtgttgcatgaataaaaaaTGAGTCATGAGAACCTACATtcatttaactaaaaaaaacgTTATGTACGTGTACAAGTCTAGCGTAAGTCCGTTTGGAAatggtaataaaataattttgtatattttttttttattgtggttcacttttttacaaaatatttgcatcaaatttatacattttaaatctgtacaaatcattactaaaaaaaacttGCTTATATATAACGTGAACAACACTTGACAAATTGTTGATGAAGatgaacataattatataaggCAAAACAAATTCACAACTTTGGAATGTCATATAATGCTTGgaataaaattttctaactacaaaacaaaacatcatGCACAATATTAGAGTGGATCATTAACACCACGGATTTCCTTATCTTTATGAgactaaataatattttaatttaaataaaaatgtaaaaatgataaatcacatattagttaaataaatgTGTGTGATGTAAGACTTGGATAATGATAAAGTCACCAAGGATTTCTACAAACAATTTCTACcgatttgtattattattattatttttttagttaaggaaatattttttaataagtttatgagttttaaaaacaaaaaataaagtgcAAAATGCACCGTCGGGAGAAAGGCTCGATAGTTGTACCAGCGTCggtaaaatttatttgtagcatttctcttctATGAAGCATGCTATAAGCCTATATGTATGCTCCATttgagagagaaacaaaaacaatcCCGTTTGGaaattgacatgacatgaccTCATATAGGATGGATCGCACGCAGCAACGCTGCCTTCTTTTTCggccaacttttttttctcggcAAGTGATAATGTTGTTGATAAGGAGGAAGACGACCCCACGCTACAAAAATCAAACACCCATGAATGACCATATGATACACGAAGCCAAGGCCGAAGCTTcgttttttccttcaaattaatAAGCCACGCCACAAGGAACCCCAtcactttcttttatttcttttttttttcccccattttttatatgtttttttaatttttaagtgctcgtggagaagaaaagaaatataaagtATCATTAGCGTATAAAGCAGCTTCCTTCCTTGACTTCTATGCTGTCTAATTCTTCTTTAGTCATGTACGAACGTAatagtttcaactttcaatcgAGAATGAGCGGTCGTCACCGGCACGtgctattatttttatataaaatgatatatgtGATTTTAAGACTAATAAAATTCGTGTacttgttttttataaatagataagtttggaatttatatatatatatatatatataaaatgatttgtataaattttaaataaataagtctcATGCAAGTCCTTGTAAAAAAgttgattatattttaaaaaaatgtaaaaaaattattctttattagtggaacccactttttttacaaaaaaacttatatgagatttatctatttatgaCTTGTACTTAAGAGCATTGTCATTGGATTAACCAAAtgtcttttcatctttaaattttgtaaatattatcCATATTTGCTCTATATTGAATTCGCTAAAttgtttttatctaaaatataagttacagtaaattcattcttctttttaaatatgaaaagaccTATCGTaagtctaaaagtattttttgagattattatattatagatatgattttttattcatatgagattttaccatctatatacatataagattattatattatagattggtagattgtgaaaataaaaatgaatatgattgttggagattattgaagattgtgaaaataaaataaaaattaattaaaaaatataaataataaaaaataataatattttattattatagagagtgtgatgactaattcaatgtagacttcaagttttgaattattagctaaaagtgaaaaagctAAGTATTAGATAAAATTTGAACAATAGGATGACTACtctaatgctaatgctctaatatGACTCTATAAAAAACATACTTTTCGCAAGGTTTGTATATTTCAAAacgagaaataatttgtataaatttcaaatagataagcCCTGGTGAAAAAATGGATtgcatttaaaaaatgtaaaaaaactAATCTTTATTAaagagatttaattttttacaaatgatttatatgaaacttgTTTATTTGAAGCTTGTACCTAGTATTACtctttcataattatataatattttttaggtgtcatttggatagtgagttagatgaaaattaaaagttgaataaaatattattttttaatattatttttttaaaaaaaattgaataataaagtctttaaaaaaaatatagactgATCGGTTTAAATGcttattaaaaatcaaatataattgaAACTctaaccaccccccccccccaaaaaaaaaaaaaaaaaaaaaaaagaacaaaaattctaaacaaaaagaGTGAATTAATCCATCTTGCTTGATGGAGATGTCAACTGAGCATTTAGCAAATTGTAATTATGGCTCTCGCGATTAGGCTTAAGAATTATGCTATCtaccattttttgttttatactCTGATCATCCTACTATTTTATgatgtaatatttaataattataaactaattataattttatttatagacaaattatttcatgtcgcattaatgagttttgctatgtataaATAAGTTTGCGTATCaatctgcatattaatattgttgtcttcatattctaaatttaaattagcactgtttttaataaaatctactttttcaaTAATCATGTTGAATGAGTACACGTATTAGTACATAAAACcgcttataattaaatttttttcacatcaatAGAGGTTgagaaaataatgttaaaaatgattgataaatagaatttatcaAAACTCCAACGAGTGTCTACCAAACTTCTGATAGATGGCCGAGGTTTTAAGTCAACAACGGCTGGATGATGAGATAACCATAATATCCCATGAGCGAAGTAATCCAATGGCGGATACATCAGGTTAGAGTCAGTCTCAAGAGGTCAGCACCACACCCGACAGAGTTATTCCAGACTCCAGTAGTGCTTACTGAGTCCAAGGAACAATACATGCCGCGGTCCAGaccatttcaattttcaagtttCTCCTTTACTGCGTCTGGATGGATCTCAAATAATTtatgattaataataaattaataataattaataattaatttataaataatagtgaactcattaataataaataatcataaaataatctcatatcaCTTCACTTACCTCTAATTTGTCTCATCCAATAGAGTTCTATCCGCGTCCTGAAAAATGGAAATGCAAGCCCTATGTACACCCCAGCATCAGGTAATGTCTCACTATAGTCCATAGCTTTCCAAGCTCATATGACCGAACCGTACCGAAGCGCCAGTGGTAGTTAAATTCTCTCTGTACCCGTGTCCCTCTTACCCCAACCACTCTCTCTGTTCTCGCTTCGCTTTACTGCCAGAGATTAATTTCGGGGTTGAACCGGGACGTGTGCGATCCGGTACTGGAAATACTCTCTTCCTCTTCCGGCCTGGACTTTCTCTGTTCGTGCAGCACGGGACAAGTCTTGCATATCCTCCGGTTCAGATGATCACAACCGAACCGCTTTTCCTGCAATTTGTCCAGTTTTGATTGTTTTCGAAATTCAGTATGACGCAATTAGGCAAGGCTcgtttgcttcttcttcttcttctagttACTCTACGATTTATCACTCCAGCAGCATGCTGTATTACAAATTTCTACTGCAGCTTTGCTTTGATTCGTCACCGAATATATTTGCCGtcttaaataacattttttttctaatttggtGGCGTCAATggtaaagaaaaagagaaaaatactaaaagaaataGTTGTATTAGATTGTTTATAGTTGGTACTGGTTGATTATGCTCGGCTTGGATCTCAAAAAGTTCGTTAAAAGTGACCAAGTAATCATGTCGCTAATGTTTACACTGctgaatatttttctttctgcttttgtgttaataaaatctaaaattgcATTAACCAAGGTTTTGGCCTTCTTGTTATTCTTTCCTTTACGTTTCTGAGTGCTATTCTCTGAGTAAACTCAGGATATGATATTAGAGACCTCTTTCAAGAAGCTCAAACCCGTTGGCTGAAGCCAGTAGAAGTGCTCTTTATTTTACAGAACCATGAGAAGTATCAGCTAACCGAGGAGCCCCCTCGACAGCCAACTAGTAATCTTCATATCCTTGTTTAGAAGAAATAACTAcctatctgattttttttttttttttttttggttttccaatTTGCTACGCGCTCTTGGCCGTCCATATTCCTGACTGGTGATCCATGGACAGGTGGatcgttatttttatttaataagcGAGTCCTTAGGTTCTTCCGAAGAGATGGTCATAATTGGCGGAAAAAGAAGGATGGAAGAACTGTTGGGGAAGCACATGAACGCCTTAAGGTATGTTACACGTGTAAGTATTTGGTACATGGATGCTTTTTATACTTTTTGTCGATCCAGCTAATTTTCAGGGAGAgattgagtcaatttttattttagttttagtttttgatTTGGCATATCACTTGTTCATATACCCTGATATGTGTTTTAGTTGTTTCGTGGTCTGTCTACGATTATGTTAGACGGACATGAAGGGGCTGTTGACTCATCAATTTCAGTGCATCATCAAATTTCTTactatttgtttattttggagATCAGTTATATTTAACTTCGCAACATGGTTGTTATATTGCAGTGAATATTATTCCACTTTTTATTCAACGATATTTCTATTTGGGTAATTTCCATAATGGCTGCTTTCTGTTAATTCAGAAGGTTGCAGATGGTTGAATAAGTACATTATTGATAGAAGTCTTGTTTTGTATGACTTCAATGCATACTTGATGTACCCACAACTGGTTCTGAGGTCAATGGTGTTCTTTATATTGTTTATTTGGTTGGAGGATGACGTTTACCTTCATGGCTAGGTTGGAAATGTTGAAGCATTAAATTGTTATTATGCGCATGGAGAGCAGAACTCCAAATTTCAGAGGCGTAGCTATTGGATGCTGGATCCGTAAGTAGAGATTTATTTATTAGGACTGTATATTTCTAATACCGTTCCGTTTCCTgctatgaatagtaatttttacTCTGAAGATTGTTTATACAGACTCTTGTTATGCAAAGTTTAGACAGGCCTTGAAATTTCAATGTGCACTtgtgcatattatatattttgccAACTTACCATTTCAATTAACAAAATTCAATTATTGGATCAATGTATTGGAGATTCATATTTACTTACGTGCTATTTTCCTTGGCAGGGCATATGAGCACATTGTTCTGGTACATTACAGAGACTTAACTGAGGTGAGTTTCTGGATCATGGTTTTAGGCTTTTAGCCAAGGTTGTCCTCATTTTAGTTATACCCATACGTTTGTTGGCCTCACCTGAGTTGTTTATAATGGCTTAGATCAATCAATTGCATTTCCCAGTTATATATTCTTCATTTCCTCAGCTTCGTTTTCAATGCTTCTCAGCCATTGGTTGCTTTATCCCACTGCGATGGGCCTGTGTGGCATGCCCAAGCATGGTTTTAAGACCTACTGGGCTGAAACTGCCATCTCTTATGGGTCATAAGCACCTATGAAGGGCTTGCCAACTGTTCTAGCAGAACAGTGACATCACAGAACCGGGTTGTGTTGATAATGCTGTAAACTTCTCTTTTTCTGGGTGCTTCTGTACCAGATGTCAGCCATCTCACTATCGCTTGTATTGTGATCTAAGTGTGTCTTAATATGTATGAGTTCTTTTTGTCCTGAACTCTCCACTAACtgcaatattaattttgaaaattgcaCATAATATATGTAGTCCTTTCTAAATTAAACTCAACCTAGCATAATAGACCTCCTCACCGCTGGGGGTGATGGTTGGGCCCCAATAAGGATTGTAGATGTTGTTTTGTTTGCAAAGCATTAACTTCTATTTCTTTGATTGGCTGTTATTTAATACTTTCAATGTTTGCAATAGATAAATCAAGCTTCAAACTAACATAAATGTTTGCATTATGGGTTGCAGGGAAAGCACAGTCCTGGATCTTTTGCATTGTTATCCCCAGGATCCTCTTCTAGCTACAGTCAGAGTCCTACCTCTTATATTACGCAAAATCCAGGCTCTAACTCCAAACCTAGCGACTTTGATCCTTACAAGAGTTCATCTAGCCCAGGCTTAGAAGTTAGTTCTGAGATAGCCATTAAGAATAATGGTGTGGATGACCTGGAGAGGGTGGGTAGAACAGGACAGAAAGAAAACTCCGATGAGCTTCAGGTTACTCAAGATTTGCGAAGGCTTGAGGAGCAATTAAGTTTGGATGAAGAGAGCTTCAAAGATATTAGTCTATTCTACAATCGGTATGAAAATTCAAATGATTCAGATATTTCAGAATATGAAATTAAGAACTCCAAGCAGGATGAACATGCAGCTTTACAGCACGGACCAGAATATATTGATATGTACTATGGGCCACATGCTGGAGTGCAGAACTCAAACAGCCTTGAGCTTCTTCATAATgcaggttcttttttttttttttttttttcctttttgcgtCTTCCATCTGGTGCTTAGAATTGTTGTGATGAACTTGTGTTTGCCTTAATTCAGCATGTGcaaattctttatcattattgaGCTGAAGTGTTGGTTTTCGATACTTTAGTTCTCATAACTTTTGATGTGCTCCTTTTCAGcctctaaaaaatatacatcatataaaatagatctagaTTGACATACCATAGGGAAGTGACGGgggacaaaaacaaaaaaatgtacATTGGCATTGCGATATAGCTTTTGAAAATAACTCCATGTGTGACCTCGAGCATGGTAAAAGATAAATGTTGCTTGGTTTCTATATGAATCTTGCAAATACTTTATATGCTTGCTGCGGTTGAAGTTACTGAAAACAAGGAGTGTTAATGTTTAAAAAACTCCCATGCAAGTATTGCTTAGCATGAGAAAAATGACTCCCTTCCTAGGTACCCAACTCTGTGTGAGAGCACAAGCTCTAAAAACATGAGGGTACTGCGAGGAGAATCACATGAATATGTAAAGCAACATATGATTGCAAAGCCCTACCAAAGAGTATGTCGAGGgccaaaattttcattattctaATGTGTTGAAACATCAAAATTGATTGGTTGACATGTGAGAACTAATGAATGCGAATTCGGCATCCATCCTTTCACCATGTgactaattattttctttaaaatactatAGGcatattaaggaaaaaaaaaactgttgaaATCTCATGCCTCTTTCCTGCGtcaaaaatgatgtttatgcCCCTAAACTTGTTAAGTCCACTTTCTAGATTTTCTGTGTCAGATTCTTCAGTTTACGTCATGATTTGGTCACCTCAAATAATGGATTGCCtgccttctttctttctccttttcccaAAGGTTTGTGTGTTTGCAGTAGTTTCCAGCTTGAAAAATGTCATaatgttctcaaattttcaaGTCAATCTTAGTTTGCTTTCTCTTCTTTCATTTGCCATTGTAAAGATATAATTATCTGGGAAAGAAACCAAGAGAGCTGCTGATGGAATCATAGGAAACATTACAACCAATCTTTGGACATGATTTTGCAGATGAAAGTAAAGGATCTTCATCTTGGGAAGTGGTGTTTGAGTCATTTAACCCTTCATCAGATGTTGAATCCCAGCAGAAGCATTTGTATACATTGGATGTAAACGTGAGTACTACAAAGAATCTCTTGATGACTCCTAGTTCACTTCTATTATGTCTCTCATAATACATCTATTTTCAGATTAACTCCTGGTTGCATTAGTGGTTAATTTTTATGCACTTACCAGAACACATACCATTTACAATATGCCTTTATACTGTCTCTCCACCTCTCTACCTCTATAGTACTTCCTGAATCATCCTTCCAAATCagcacaaaattttttcatttctacaCTTTTTCTTATTACATCAGGAAAAGAATCTCTCTCTTTCAAGGAATGTGCCAAAGGAAGAGGAGCATAGTGATTGGCTGAATTTCAATGTAGATAATGCTGAAAACAGTATGATTTCCTCTACTTCTGATACTAATTTGACAGGGTTTAGCATCTAGTGAAATTTTAGTAAGCTTTGACAACCATATTGTGTTTCCAGCTTCTTTGTTGCCGCATAAAGATGCTGGCAGGTTCAAATTTCCCGAATATTCTTCAGCAATAGAAACTCATGAAATTACTTCTGACTACTACACGACATTGCTTGGACAAGACCAAACAGGAATGCTTCTTGAAGCAAATTCAAGTTTGACTGTCGCCGAAAAACAGAAATTCACCATTTGGGAAATATCCCCCGAATGGGGTTATGAAACTGAGGCCACAACGGTGTGTATCGTGTCATACCATGTATTTTGTGCTTTTTCCTTGGATTTGTTATGCTTCCTCAGTACAGTGGTATTGTTTCCATGACTGAATATTTGGTCTGTATAAGGGATCTACAATTTCTGTAGCATCTAAAATAAGGTTGCATCTGTTGAGTGGTCAAATGGAATCCTAATCCTACAACAGTATATTCTTATTTCTTCAAAAACCTTTCCAATTCATCCTACGTTGAATGAAGCATGATCAGTTCGATCCTTGACTTGGTTTTGATATAGAATCAAAATTGAGGTATCTATATGGCTTGTTGCTGCCAATTTTCCCATATTTGCTGCCATGCTAGCAATTGTCCAACTTAAAGAGACTGCTGACGCTGTTGAACATATAACTTGGTTTAGTGAGAATTCAaccttaatattttgttttcacCAAAATGGGCTTAGTGCATGTGGCATGGACTTAACCCAGGTACACCCCAGAAATTCTTGAGTGGCctcataaatttttcaaaaggtAGAAAATGTTTCTAAAACTGGGCGTCTAATGGCAAATGTTTTGCTAAATGGATTTTAATCTACCTACATGAGGTTTGATTGAGATCTGATGATCCAGTATGCACTCCCCATGTGGATTCTCTATCATAGGATATATTTTTGCTATAATTTTGTTTGTTGATACAGGTTGTTTTGTGGAGTTTAAGTTCAAATTCTGATGTCCAAAATTCTCAATGCAGGTCGTCATCATTGGATCTTTCCTCTGTGATCCATTGGAATCTACCTGGGCTTGCATGTTCGGTGATGTCGAAGTTCCTGTTCAGATCATTCAGGAAGGCGTCATCCGTTGCAAAGCTCCATGTCACCTTCCTGGAAAGGTGACTCTCTGCATTACTTCTGGTAATCGGGAATCCTGCAGTGAAGTCAGAGAGTTTGAGTATCGAATGAAGACAAGAACTTGCACGTACTGCGCTTCAACTAATACAGAAGCCAATAAGAGCCCTGAAGAGTTGTTGTTACTTGTTAGATTCGTGCAGTTACTTCTGTCTGATTCATTGGTATATAAAAGAGACAATGTGGAATCTGAAATTGATGTATTGAGAAGAGTCAAAGCTGATGATGATTCATGGAGTCATGTCATAGACGCTTTATTAGTTGGGAGTGGAACTTCATCCGGTACCATTGATTGGGTTCTTCAAGAGCTTCTTAAAGACAAGTTGCACCAGTGGCTTTCTTCCAGATCCCAGGAAGGACGTGACCAGACAGACTGTTCCTTGTCCAAGAAAGAGCAAGGAACAATACACATGATTGCCGGGTTGGGCTTTGAGTGGGCTATAAATCCTATTCTCAGTAGTGGAATCAATATAAATTTCCGTGACATTAATGGATGGACTGCTCTTCATTGGGCTGCACGTTTTGGAAGGTAAGTGTCATCCTGGTGTACTTAACGAACTTGTCACCTGATCGACTCAAAAGAATTAATATTTCAACCAAGTGAAAATTTGTAGCTTTTAAAGAAATTGAGGAAGTATAATGCAGTAATGAAAAAGATACATGTTATTTACAGAATtttgtatattaaattataccaAATACTGTATGTTTAAGGTAAGCATAGTATTTTACACCCCTGGATTTCATATTCTAATTGTCTCAGTTTGAAGATTTGGTTGTAAATAAGAGATTCTCTCCCATTTGGGTGGCAGTCCCTTAAAACTGTTACATAATATTATGGATGTTTGAACTTCCCAACTTGTTCATGAGAAATCTATGACTTTAGTTGATATTCAGTATACCTAGTCAAATATATACATCATGTAGCTAAGAATTTGGACACTGTGGAACCAGCGAGAAAGGATTAGCATTGTGCTTCATTATGCGGAACCAGGAAGGAATTAACTTTGTATATTGTCACAGCAATGTTCATATCGCTAGTTTTCATCACCTAAAAAAACCTAATGGTATATACTACACTCTTATCCCACTTTGAATTCACTATGTAAATGTGGCAATTTTTATCACCCCCATATCATCTCTTGtaccttttttaaaagaaaaatcaaaggtTGATAAACAATGCCACCTCGTCATAATAGGATAAGAGCGAGATGAGGGTGTAGTATTTAGAATTTTCCCCCAAGTAAATGTGAACAGCACAGTTAATACATTCCTCAAATAGGATTACTTCGGCCAGCAGTGGAGTTGTAGTATGTCATTAGTATTAAGGTTGATCACTGAGTCAAGAATTTATATGCAGTAGATGTTTATCTATATAATGACTAAGGCTGTTGATCTCTGTGTCGTTTTTTACCCTCTACATCGGGTATTAATTATAATGCCTCTATCTTCTTAAGAGATGTAGCATTCAAATATTGTTCTTCTGTAATAGGGAAAAAATGGTTGCTGCACTTATTGCTTCTGGTGCATCAGCTGGGGCTGTGACTGATCCCACTTCCCAAGATCCACAAGGCAAAACCCCAGCATCCATCGCAGCTGCCAGTGGGCACAAGGGACTTGCAGGTTATCTTTCAGAGGCGGCACTAACTAGCCATCTGTCATCCCTCACAGTGGAAGAAAGTGAGCTTTCTAAAGGCTTCGCGGAGGTTGAAGCAGAAATGACTGTGAATAGCATCTCAAATGGGAGTCTCGCAGATAATGGAGATCAGCTCTCCCTTAAAGATACATTAGCTGCTGTTCGGAATGCAGCTCAGGCTGCTGCACGAATACAAGCAGCTTTCCGTGCTCATTCTTTCAGGAAAAGACTTCAGAGAGAATCTGCTGTTAGTGTAGATGACTATGGCATCAATTCCGATGACATTTCAGCTTTGTCAAACCTAGTATTTCGTAACCCACGTGAATACAATTCAGCTGCATTATCTATTCAGAAGAAGTATCGGGGTTGGAAAGGTCGAAAGGATTTCTTAGCATTTCGTCGGAAAGTTGTGAAGATACAGGTATCACATTTTCTATGTAATGTGTTAATTCTAATATGTAGTTGCATAATATACtgaaaattaggatttttttccCATGATCTTGTAAGGTAGAGATTCTTCCTGTACATTTAGCATCTTGCATAGTGGTTAACTTTTTTGATGAGTAAAGGAATATATAAGTgtatctttttcctttctttttattttcttgataacAGTGACTTGTTCATATCCTTTTAACTGAAACCTTTGTAATTAGGTAGTGTGAGGGATTATTAACTTCTATTGCTTTTGCAGGCTCATGTGAGAGGTTATCAGATAAGGAAGAGTTACAAGGTCATCTGTTGGGCTGTTGGGATTCTAGACAAGGTTGTACTACGATGGCGACGGAAGAGAGTTGGTTTGCGAGATTTCCTGAGTGGGACAGATACCATTGATGAAACTGAAGATGAAGACATTCTCAGGGTGTTTCGCAAGAAGAAAGTGGATTTGGCTATTGATGAGGCCATTGCTTTGGTTATATCCATGGTTGAGTCTCCAGAGGCCCGTTGGCAATATCGTCGCGTGCTTCAAAGATACCGGCAAGTTAGGGTAAGTAGGCTAGAATCTTGAATTGGCATTCAATTATGTGTTTATGATCAACCCCTATTCACGTGTCCCCAAGGGTTTTTGGTCCATAGCTGTAGAAGATTCTGACCATAATCCCTACACTTCTCTTCTAACTCAAATTCAAAGTCTTGGGAGTGTAACTACTACTTAAATGAGCTGTAGAAGATGAATGAGTTCCAAGTCTTGATTTCATCTTATATGGTCATGATCGAC encodes:
- the LOC121254630 gene encoding calmodulin-binding transcription activator 4-like, producing MTQLGYDIRDLFQEAQTRWLKPVEVLFILQNHEKYQLTEEPPRQPTSGSLFLFNKRVLRFFRRDGHNWRKKKDGRTVGEAHERLKVGNVEALNCYYAHGEQNSKFQRRSYWMLDPAYEHIVLVHYRDLTEGKHSPGSFALLSPGSSSSYSQSPTSYITQNPGSNSKPSDFDPYKSSSSPGLEVSSEIAIKNNGVDDLERVGRTGQKENSDELQVTQDLRRLEEQLSLDEESFKDISLFYNRYENSNDSDISEYEIKNSKQDEHAALQHGPEYIDMYYGPHAGVQNSNSLELLHNADESKGSSSWEVVFESFNPSSDVESQQKHLYTLDVNEKNLSLSRNVPKEEEHSDWLNFNVDNAENTSLLPHKDAGRFKFPEYSSAIETHEITSDYYTTLLGQDQTGMLLEANSSLTVAEKQKFTIWEISPEWGYETEATTVVIIGSFLCDPLESTWACMFGDVEVPVQIIQEGVIRCKAPCHLPGKVTLCITSGNRESCSEVREFEYRMKTRTCTYCASTNTEANKSPEELLLLVRFVQLLLSDSLVYKRDNVESEIDVLRRVKADDDSWSHVIDALLVGSGTSSGTIDWVLQELLKDKLHQWLSSRSQEGRDQTDCSLSKKEQGTIHMIAGLGFEWAINPILSSGININFRDINGWTALHWAARFGREKMVAALIASGASAGAVTDPTSQDPQGKTPASIAAASGHKGLAGYLSEAALTSHLSSLTVEESELSKGFAEVEAEMTVNSISNGSLADNGDQLSLKDTLAAVRNAAQAAARIQAAFRAHSFRKRLQRESAVSVDDYGINSDDISALSNLVFRNPREYNSAALSIQKKYRGWKGRKDFLAFRRKVVKIQAHVRGYQIRKSYKVICWAVGILDKVVLRWRRKRVGLRDFLSGTDTIDETEDEDILRVFRKKKVDLAIDEAIALVISMVESPEARWQYRRVLQRYRQVRAELGSTDSEVMGSSSLRRMKDEVMYHFP